In one Armatimonadota bacterium genomic region, the following are encoded:
- a CDS encoding NTP transferase domain-containing protein yields the protein MQGGVKAVVMAGGEGSRLRPITLNIPKPLVPVANRPIMWHIVQLLKSHGITEIVTTLHYLADEIMGVFGDGSELGVSITHSLEDIPLGTAGSVKQAEILLRGGTFAIISGDALTDCDLTEAIKFHREKGSLATLILSRVPNPREFGIVMTAPDGRVERFLEKPEWGEVFTDTVNTGMYILEPEIFDSIENRVNTDWSKDVFPKLLEQGKPMFGYVMDGYWCDIGTLEQYREAHDDFLEGKTKLQVPGHAVSEGIWIGDNSVVDDRALLTAPVLIGDNVRVKRGARLGPGVVLGDSCLVEEGAEVRHSVVWDRCYLGIDTEAHGAIVGSRVTVKRDSRLQDGCVVGDRTLIDVGSTIRPRVKIWPDKTIERGTTVTMSLVIGNRWRGSLFRDLGVAGLSNIELTPEFATRLGLAIGSQFPVGTEILASRDSAKSSRMLKRSLMAALLSAGCRVTDMHGIPTPVLRHYLGHSQAAGGVNVRKFPGNNRLSLIECLNPSGGYMDRARERKVEAAFFREDFHRADPDSLGMISEADQPVESYSRRFLSQLPESQPGRRPKIVVDYGFSSVSPIMPKLLGLAGIDAISLNSFNDARSAPRRPSEITDHTTSLQQIVANLGCDFGALVLNEGENIVVVDEQGICLGGNTLFAAMCRLMADFQPNGTILMGMTAPERLEDLLTGRGVPVVRSKSGTREIIDAAQAPGVVFAGNEQGGFIFPEFHVGFDGMLALAMLVKLLQRVGTTLSGLVSQLPDFHLAYHAEPCPWDAKGTVMRLLGEHRLPHQKVELLDGIKFYDGDAWILVLPDSYEPVFHIYAESPSLLESQALVREYSEKVHRFQGLQT from the coding sequence ATGCAGGGGGGTGTCAAGGCCGTTGTCATGGCGGGTGGCGAAGGGAGCCGGCTCCGCCCGATCACGCTCAACATCCCAAAACCGCTGGTGCCGGTCGCCAACCGGCCGATCATGTGGCACATCGTCCAGCTGCTCAAAAGCCACGGCATCACGGAAATTGTCACCACCCTCCACTACCTGGCCGATGAGATCATGGGCGTTTTTGGTGATGGATCCGAACTCGGCGTCAGCATCACCCATTCGCTCGAAGACATCCCCCTTGGAACCGCGGGCAGCGTCAAACAAGCGGAAATCCTGCTGAGGGGAGGGACATTCGCCATCATCAGCGGCGATGCCCTCACCGACTGCGATCTGACTGAAGCCATAAAGTTCCATCGGGAAAAGGGGAGCCTGGCCACCCTCATCCTAAGCCGCGTACCCAACCCACGCGAATTCGGCATCGTCATGACCGCCCCGGACGGCCGTGTCGAACGGTTTTTGGAAAAGCCAGAGTGGGGCGAAGTTTTCACCGACACCGTTAACACCGGTATGTATATCCTGGAGCCCGAAATCTTCGACTCGATCGAAAACCGGGTCAACACGGACTGGAGCAAGGATGTCTTTCCAAAATTGCTGGAGCAAGGCAAACCGATGTTTGGCTACGTGATGGACGGGTACTGGTGCGACATCGGGACCCTGGAGCAGTACCGCGAGGCCCATGACGACTTTTTGGAAGGCAAGACCAAATTGCAGGTTCCGGGGCACGCCGTTTCCGAAGGCATCTGGATTGGTGACAACTCGGTGGTGGACGACCGGGCGCTGCTGACGGCTCCCGTCTTGATCGGGGACAACGTGCGCGTTAAGCGAGGGGCCCGGCTGGGCCCGGGGGTCGTGCTTGGCGACAGCTGCCTGGTCGAGGAGGGTGCGGAAGTCCGGCACAGCGTGGTTTGGGATCGGTGCTACCTGGGGATCGACACCGAAGCCCACGGGGCCATCGTCGGGTCGCGCGTGACCGTCAAACGCGACAGCCGGCTGCAAGATGGCTGCGTGGTCGGCGACCGGACCCTGATCGATGTGGGCAGCACCATCCGGCCCCGGGTCAAAATTTGGCCCGACAAAACAATCGAAAGGGGGACAACCGTCACGATGTCGCTCGTGATCGGCAACCGGTGGCGGGGTTCGCTGTTCCGCGACCTCGGCGTGGCCGGGCTCAGCAACATCGAACTCACACCGGAGTTCGCCACCCGCCTCGGACTCGCCATCGGATCGCAATTTCCCGTGGGGACCGAGATCTTGGCCAGCCGGGACAGCGCAAAAAGCAGCCGCATGCTCAAAAGGAGCCTGATGGCCGCCCTGTTGAGCGCCGGGTGCCGTGTCACGGACATGCACGGAATCCCAACCCCCGTGTTGCGGCACTATCTGGGCCATTCCCAAGCGGCCGGCGGGGTCAACGTCCGCAAGTTCCCTGGCAACAACCGTTTGAGCCTCATCGAGTGCCTGAACCCTTCCGGCGGATATATGGATCGAGCTAGGGAGCGCAAAGTTGAGGCTGCCTTCTTCCGGGAAGATTTCCACCGAGCGGACCCCGATTCCCTCGGAATGATCTCCGAAGCTGACCAACCGGTCGAATCCTACAGCCGGCGGTTTTTGTCCCAACTCCCCGAATCCCAGCCGGGCCGCAGGCCCAAAATCGTGGTCGATTACGGGTTCAGCTCCGTGAGCCCCATCATGCCCAAACTCCTGGGACTCGCTGGCATCGATGCCATCAGCCTCAACAGCTTCAACGATGCCCGATCCGCACCCCGTCGGCCCAGCGAGATTACCGACCATACCACCAGCCTCCAGCAGATCGTCGCCAACCTGGGTTGCGACTTTGGCGCGCTCGTTTTGAACGAAGGCGAAAACATCGTGGTTGTTGATGAGCAGGGAATCTGCCTAGGCGGCAACACGCTCTTTGCCGCGATGTGCCGGCTCATGGCGGACTTTCAACCAAATGGCACAATTCTCATGGGCATGACCGCACCCGAACGGCTGGAAGACCTGTTGACCGGCCGGGGGGTTCCGGTTGTGCGTAGCAAATCGGGCACGCGGGAAATCATCGACGCGGCCCAGGCCCCGGGCGTCGTCTTTGCCGGCAACGAACAAGGCGGATTCATCTTCCCCGAATTCCATGTAGGGTTCGACGGCATGCTGGCCTTGGCCATGCTCGTGAAGCTCCTCCAAAGGGTTGGCACCACCCTCAGCGGATTGGTTTCCCAGCTCCCGGACTTTCACCTGGCCTACCATGCCGAGCCGTGCCCTTGGGACGCCAAGGGAACCGTGATGCGGCTTTTGGGAGAACATCGGTTGCCCCACCAAAAGGTGGAATTGTTGGATGGCATCAAGTTTTACGACGGCGACGCCTGGATCCTGGTTCTGCCAGATTCCTATGAACCGGTGTTCCATATTTATGCCGAAAGTCCGAGCCTGCTTGAAAGTCAAGCCCTGGTCCGCGAATACTCAGAGAAAGTCCACCGGTTCCAGGGTTTGCAAACGTGA